DNA sequence from the Deinococcus aestuarii genome:
TGCCAGGCTCCCCAGCTGCCATTGGCCGCCGTCTGCGAGACGGTGTAGATCGCCCCGTCATTGGCGCGGACGAAGAGCACCAGGCGTCCAGAGGTGTCGAGGGCGACGGCCGGGTTCGAGGTGACCTTCGGCCCGCCGATGCCCACCCAATTGCCCCAGTTCCCATTTGGCGCGACCTGCGACTTGAGGTAGATCTGGCCGTCGTTGCCGCGAACGAAGACGCTCAGGGCGCCGCCCGCCTGCCGGGCCGCCACCGGGACGGAGGAGACAACGCCTCCCAGGTTGATCCAGTCGCCCCAGGCCCCGCCGCTGCTCACCTCGGTCTTCACCATCACCCGGCCACCATTGCTGCGTTCGAAGGCCGCGAGGCGACCGTCTGCCATGTTAACGACTGTGGGGGGAGCCGGGTAATTCCCCCTCAAATCCTCCCACGCGCTCCAGGTCGGACCTCCCGGAGCCGTCTGCATCATCTTGAGGGGACTGCTGCTGCGGTCGCCGATCACGAAAGCGACCAGGCGGCCGTCGGAGAGACGGGCGACCGTGCCGCCCTGGTTCACGTCGACATGGAAGTACTGACGTTTGCTCCACTCGAGGTAGAACTCGCCCGACTGACCCTGCGCGACGCAGGTGACCCCACCGCTCGGAGGGCAGATGATCGGGTCGTAGGCCGCGTACGTCTTGAAGAGGTTCGCCTTGGTGTTGAACTGCTCTGTCGTCACGTTCTGCGGCTCTACGCCGATGTTGTAGTCTCGGTACTGCACGGTGACGTGAGGGGCCGCATAGGCCTTGTCGGCCGCCTCGCCGAAGCGCCCGGCGGCGATGTGGTCGGGGTGCTCGACCCTGTTGCCGTAAACCACGGGGGCCGTGTCCTGAATATGAACGTACTTGGCCTCCGAGACGGTGAGCACGTTCGTCAGGACGTTGAGGACTTCCTGACGGGTGAAGGTGTTCGAGTTGTCGAGGGCGGGGGCAGAGAGGGAGGAATTGGTGCTGTCCCAAAGGGCGCGCATGGTCACACCGCTGCTGCTGCTTTCCCGCAGCCTCAGGAACATCAGGCGCACCCGGGGGTTGCCCTGCAACACCGAGGTCCGGATCGCCTTGCCCCCGAAGGTGTAGATCTGCTGGGTCCAGGTGTTCGGCACCCCGGCCATCCGGGCGTAGGCGTCACGCTCGCCGTCCTCGCGGCTGCGCCAGTACTGCTGGTAATCCAGGCCGTACTGCTGGGTTCCGTACTCGTTGTCCCCAGCCGTCAGGAATACCGTGACGACGCAGTGGTTCTGCGAGATCGCCGTGGCGATGTCCGGGTTCATGAACAGCAGGTCGTCGTCCTGGTGAGCGGCGATAAAGACGTCCTGGGCGTCGTTGCACAGGTCGGGCGCGAAGCTGAGCGACTTCACGAAGGGCAGGGAGTTGATCTCGAAGTTGGAGGTCGACTTGGCCGGCATATAGGCCGACAGGCCCCCCTCCGCCGCATTGTGGGGGGCAGCGGAGGGCACGTCGGCCGGGTTGCTACAAGCATTCAACAGCAGAGCAGTGACCAGCGGCGCAGCCAGGAGCGGGAAACGAGACATGGGCAGAATACCTCCCGGAGGAAAACAACGTTTCCGGGTCCGGTCTCACCACTCGCTCTTCCGCCCCCGCTGGTGACCGACGGTGGGGGTGGCCTCATCGCTTACCCGATGACTCACTCTAGGCTAACTGCCAACTCATGTAAATACTTCACAAATTCCGGTCGATGGGGGGAGGTGGGGGCCCAGTCCGCCCACGTTGTGCTCCCTTACTGACCCTGTGCCATGCCCTGCAAGTGCGGCAGCATTCGGTCCACGACGCGCTCCCAGGTGAACTGCTCACGCACCCGCTCATAGGCGTGATGCCCGAGTTCCTCGGCCAGTCCGGGGTCGCGCAGAAGTCGCAACATGGCTGCCGCCAGCGCCGGGGGTGAGCCCTGTTCCACGAGCAGGCCGGTGCGGCCCTGCTGCACGATCTCGGAGGCAGGACCGACGTTGAGCGCGACGCACGGCAGACCGTGGCCCATCGCCTCGCAGAAAACGTGGCCCCAGGGCTCAAAAGACGGCATCACGAAAAGCCGCGCCTGAGCGTAGAGGTCGGCGAGCGCCGCCCGGTCGCTCACCCGTCCGATCCAGCGCACACCGG
Encoded proteins:
- a CDS encoding PIG-L family deacetylase, which encodes MPAKSTSNFEINSLPFVKSLSFAPDLCNDAQDVFIAAHQDDDLLFMNPDIATAISQNHCVVTVFLTAGDNEYGTQQYGLDYQQYWRSREDGERDAYARMAGVPNTWTQQIYTFGGKAIRTSVLQGNPRVRLMFLRLRESSSSGVTMRALWDSTNSSLSAPALDNSNTFTRQEVLNVLTNVLTVSEAKYVHIQDTAPVVYGNRVEHPDHIAAGRFGEAADKAYAAPHVTVQYRDYNIGVEPQNVTTEQFNTKANLFKTYAAYDPIICPPSGGVTCVAQGQSGEFYLEWSKRQYFHVDVNQGGTVARLSDGRLVAFVIGDRSSSPLKMMQTAPGGPTWSAWEDLRGNYPAPPTVVNMADGRLAAFERSNGGRVMVKTEVSSGGAWGDWINLGGVVSSVPVAARQAGGALSVFVRGNDGQIYLKSQVAPNGNWGNWVGIGGPKVTSNPAVALDTSGRLVLFVRANDGAIYTVSQTAANGSWGAWQSLGGTFGADTHPVVGQDQDGRLEVFVRGTDGKLYHRWQTYGGGWGGWSRLGEVQFTGSPAVASNPDGTIVVSVRSVGGVVQSVRQSSPNGGWLDWSNLGGSFVALVGAQPDSAGRVTTLARGTDNIIYRRTQGDTTWTALRAP
- a CDS encoding glycosyltransferase family 4 protein, translating into MTDWMRLERDVYQGAARLFPWSDFTARSLIEDYGCDPARVVRVGAGTNLMAPTLEHKRYDTQVALFVGFDFERKGGLDVLRAFQEVRGQLPEAELWIVGPRLPKAPPQPGVRWIGRVSDRAALADLYAQARLFVMPSFEPWGHVFCEAMGHGLPCVALNVGPASEIVQQGRTGLLVEQGSPPALAAAMLRLLRDPGLAEELGHHAYERVREQFTWERVVDRMLPHLQGMAQGQ